The Coregonus clupeaformis isolate EN_2021a chromosome 20, ASM2061545v1, whole genome shotgun sequence genome contains a region encoding:
- the LOC121532857 gene encoding phospholipase A and acyltransferase 4-like isoform X1 gives MQTRSPTTMEIGDMIEINRGAYKHWALYIGNGEVIHLVTPDGPSRVAFCSVSSSSGSLSCKGTITIEKLKDVAAGNTYRINNYLDGKYKPRRTDVIMEEVDKMRGRTIKYDLLGHNCEHFVTFLRYGESESKQADDFMKGLLTGSAGLFGGLAAVAISAAAAVSIKLSK, from the exons ATGCAAACCAGGAGTCCTACCACA ATGGAGATTGGTGACATGATTGAGATAAACAGAGGTGCATACAAACACTGGGCTCTGTACATTGGAAATGGAGAGGTCATCCATTTGGTAACTCCAG ATGGCCCTTCAAGAGTAGCTTTCTGCAGTGTTAGCTCATCCAGCGGCAGTCTTTCCTGTAAAGGCACGATTACAATAGAGAAGTTAAAGGATGTGGCAGCAGGGAATACTTACAGAATCAACAACTACTTGGATGGCAAGTACAAACCAAGGAGGACTGACGTCATTATGGAGGAGGTGGACAAAATGAGAGGCCGCACAATAAAATATGACCTCCTTGGACACAACTGTGAGCATTTCGTAACTTTCCTCCGTTATGGCGAATCAGAGTCCAAACAG GCAGATGACTTCATGAAGGGTTTGTTAACTGGTTCTGCAGGCCTGTTTGGTGGACTGGCTGCTGTTGCTATTTCTGCAGCTGCTGCTGTATCAATCAAACTTAGTAAATAA
- the LOC121532857 gene encoding phospholipase A and acyltransferase 4-like isoform X2, with product MQTRSPTTMEIGDMIEINRGAYKHWALYIGNGEVIHLVTPDGPSRVAFCSVSSSSGSLSCKGTITIEKLKDVAAGNTYRINNYLDGKYKPRRTDVIMEEVDKMRGRTIKYDLLGHNCR from the exons ATGCAAACCAGGAGTCCTACCACA ATGGAGATTGGTGACATGATTGAGATAAACAGAGGTGCATACAAACACTGGGCTCTGTACATTGGAAATGGAGAGGTCATCCATTTGGTAACTCCAG ATGGCCCTTCAAGAGTAGCTTTCTGCAGTGTTAGCTCATCCAGCGGCAGTCTTTCCTGTAAAGGCACGATTACAATAGAGAAGTTAAAGGATGTGGCAGCAGGGAATACTTACAGAATCAACAACTACTTGGATGGCAAGTACAAACCAAGGAGGACTGACGTCATTATGGAGGAGGTGGACAAAATGAGAGGCCGCACAATAAAATATGACCTCCTTGGACACAACT GCAGATGA